The sequence below is a genomic window from Montipora capricornis isolate CH-2021 chromosome 14, ASM3666992v2, whole genome shotgun sequence.
CAAGGTTGAGGCTGATAACCCATagcgagaccttgattattctggatatcacaaaaaccgaatgtaataattgttttattatatattccacggaaagaaagaaatggaagtCATGTAATTGCTTCTTCACTGCCCGGAAGCAACACAAAGCGTGCGAAGTTGACATGCTAACCTGTGATCTTGAGTGTCCTTGACATGATAATTgtactttcggccaatcagaaaagAGTTACTGTAGAGAGTTCATTGTATAATAATTTCTATTATTACCACACTTACAAAGTCATGGCATTGATTATACAAACTGACCTTTGCCAATATGCCAGCCATCCAATCTGTGCTTAACAGCAGGCCATTTCTCCCTCATTTGCTTTCTAATCTGGACATGTCTGTCTGTTATCAAGGTGTCAACAGACAGTCCTTCATCAGTTAAAAATTGAAGGGATCTTTGCAGGCCTTCTTTTCCCATTGCATTAGAGTTCTTTACTTCATTACTCTGTAGAGTAATATAAAGTGAACAGTAGAGTAAAGATATCTCAGACAGTAAAGTAAGTTATTTATGCCCAgtcatattttaatttaattttggatGTAGAAATGTAAATACCAACCTGGACCAGCTGGGAATCTAGaattttgttttgctctaaatccGTGAGAGAATAACTGCCATACTTGGCGGAATGCCCTGGGCTGTCACAGCGACCATCCCCTCCCAAGATCAGCTCCTTCCCCTCAGCTTTGATGCTATCCAGTAATGAGGACTGTTGTTCTCTATACGTTCTCTCCACTGCTGCATGTAAATAATTTTTCTGATGCTTCATGAATGTGGAGTACCCAATGGTCAGTACATTCATGTGGCCCATTATTTTAAGCACCTTTGCTGGACTCCCCCCACCAAATAGAATTCCTGATGACATCATAATGTTGCCAAGAGGGGTGTCCCCAATGGATGGCTGAGAATCCCAACTTCTAGTGAATGAGCAACAGAGACATTTTTGCATCACTGTTATTCTGGTACCAATCCTGGAGTTGACTCGCCTCTCACACTCTGTCCGACACACAGGGCAAAACTCAAATAAACTCAACAGTGACGATTCTGCCACAAGAAACAACTTCTGTTCGTAAGCAGGTGTATTGCCAGTAGGTTGTCTGCGTGAAAGATAAGATTTCAAGTGTTTATTCCAGTGAGATCTATTCACCAGAGGTAAATGTAAGGTTTGTACTCATTGGAATGCGTCTGGTTCATTAAATCAATTTCAACGCTTTCTCTAGCATAATTTTTCAACACACGGCATTCACGTAAAACAGGTTTTATCGTTGTAAGATATATAATGTAAGGATTAGAATTTTAGATTTAGGATGGTAGGCATTTTATTGTACCTGCAGTTTTTACCGTGTGtaaataatgattaaaaaaagataaagaaagaaacaaatgagCGTATATCAAAGGTTAATAATCAATAGTTTTTGTGTAACTCACTCGTACAAACAATCGTCAGCAaaatcttcatcttcatcttcatctctATCATCGTCAGGGTCGGGAACATATAAGGGGTCGTCGTCTGCGTCCATCTCTTCCGAATCTGATGGCTCATCGTCACTTGCAGAAGGTGTAGATGTAACAAACATCTCTTTTAGAAGAGTGCATTGGGTTCCTTGACTCTTAGTGGGTACAGTAGTTTGAATACCTGAAAAAATCATAACCAAAACGtttgtaaacaaactttttttcgGAGGACGATATTTATTTTCAATACACAACACAGTTAAAAAAACTTGCCTTTCGCAGTACTTTTAGTTCGAAATTGcacagaaacatttttgctgtTAGACCGTGTCTGTGTGGCTGCCTCCTGTACCCCAGGTAACGATTCAGCTCCACTCGCTGTTTCATGCCCTTTGACACTGTCTTCACAGGATACCGTACAATTCTCTCGTTCATGTTCAGCGAcgatctttgaaaaaaacaaggTAAGTTTACATTAGTTATATGTGGGTTACATTTACATTACAATGCCAGTTTTAAATAATCTGCAATACGTACCCTGGCAGCTTCTCTTTTTCTATAGGCTCCCCTGGGCTGCTTCTGAAACTGCTGAGCACGAGACCCGCACGCCGGCGAAGACGACCCTTCTGTGTGGTCTGTGTTATTGTCCCGTCTTGGCTTTTTTTGTGGGGGACAGTTGTTAAATATGGTCGGAACAGGGCCgggttttaaaatttttttcatgtttaacccTAACGAATGAGCAATCACTGACTGTGTTTCAAATGAATCTTCGGAAAAGTGACTACTGCAAAGTTTGCTCGAGGCCGTCTGGCTAAAATTTGCTCTCGTGTTTCTCACTGCATTCGTCCATTGACGAGCAAGTTGAGCATTTGAAGGCCAGCCATGGAAACTCACTCTGTCTTTTGCAGTGTTCGAACACCCACCAGCTACACAGCGATGTGGCATGATACAGTTAAAAGGTTCTTTTAGAAGCAAAAAATTTACGTGATCTTAGTATCTTCACAAGCGATCTCAAAACATTTTAAGCCGGAGCGAGCTGCGAGTTCTCATATCTACGTCATTTCCGGTTTTGACCAAAAGCGCCAATTTCGAATAGCTCGTTCCGAAACTTTTCTCTCTCGactaaaagaaaggaaaaattgacagattttctttgtaaatatcCTTTATTCAGACTATAaggtatctttttttaaaatgtcgTTTTGAGGTGTAGAGTATCCCTTTAAGGTACTAGTAATTGCATTGAGAGCTATTCACGGGGTTGTGCCGGAATATATAAATGATTTAATTGGTATCAAGAGTATATCACGCTATTCTTTGAGATCAAGCTTCTCCTTGAGTTGCAacgaaagagaaaaaaggaaactttgGGGCACAGGGCTTTTTGTTTTGCCACTCCAAAGCTATGGAACTCGCTCCCCTGTAAAACTCGCAGCGGTAGAACTTTAGAACAATTTTAAGTTAATGTTACAAACGCATTTATTTAGGCTACATGTTGGTTGGAGTCCAAGAAATCgaccaaa
It includes:
- the LOC138032978 gene encoding uncharacterized protein; amino-acid sequence: MFVTSTPSASDDEPSDSEEMDADDDPLYVPDPDDDRDEDEDEDFADDCLYEQPTGNTPAYEQKLFLVAESSLLSLFEFCPVCRTECERRVNSRIGTRITVMQKCLCCSFTRSWDSQPSIGDTPLGNIMMSSGILFGGGSPAKVLKIMGHMNVLTIGYSTFMKHQKNYLHAAVERTYREQQSSLLDSIKAEGKELILGGDGRCDSPGHSAKYGSYSLTDLEQNKILDSQLVQSNEVKNSNAMGKEGLQRSLQFLTDEGLSVDTLITDRHVQIRKQMREKWPAVKHRLDGWHIGKGIGKKIDSLAKNKDCAVVSKWKKSVVNHTFWCAASTDDDDDDLKEAKWLSITNHIMNKHSGHDSPLFPQCLHGRLHGRERKKKWLKPGSQPYEKLTEVLTKGSLLKDIKQMSGAHATSSLEAFHSVQNHFATKRLAFSYHGMTSRLQISILHFNENSDRECAKLQDGTERVNIAFPKYKKGEHTIKKILVQCTYRYVADLKASVARILEGIDTCVLERAAAPQSLSSDFERPDKQAAINAFKSRFKNS